From one Treponema denticola genomic stretch:
- a CDS encoding virulence RhuM family protein, producing the protein MNKEIKNDNGEILIYNTEDGLTKIDVHFVDETVWLSQQQMSDLFQTSRTNVVEHIKNIYEEEELDEDSTCRKFRQVRTEGNRTVTREIPFYNLDMIISIGYRIKSKIATNFRRWATERLKEYIIKGFAIDDDRLKNLGGSNYFKELLDRIRDIRSSEKVFYRQLLDLFATSIDYNANTEEAKLFFATVQNKMHYAIHNHTAAELIYGRVDSEKEFMGLTVFKGELPTLREAKTAKNYLTEKELKGLNNLVSGYLDFAERQAQKEIPMTMKDWIEHVDKILEAAGENLLTGSGTVSRPQMENRVEAEYKKYSMKTFSQVEKDYLNELKRLETLAKKGGTKK; encoded by the coding sequence ATGAATAAAGAAATAAAAAATGATAATGGTGAAATTCTAATTTATAATACGGAAGATGGTTTAACAAAAATAGACGTTCATTTTGTTGACGAAACGGTTTGGTTATCACAACAACAAATGTCCGACTTATTTCAAACATCAAGAACCAATGTGGTTGAACATATTAAAAATATATACGAAGAAGAAGAGCTGGATGAAGATTCAACTTGTCGGAAATTCCGACAGGTTCGCACAGAAGGGAATCGCACTGTTACAAGAGAAATACCATTTTATAATCTGGATATGATAATTTCTATAGGTTATAGGATTAAATCAAAAATTGCTACGAATTTTAGAAGATGGGCTACAGAACGTTTAAAAGAATACATCATAAAAGGTTTTGCGATAGACGATGACAGGCTCAAAAACCTTGGAGGCAGCAATTACTTTAAAGAACTTTTAGACAGAATCAGGGATATCCGTTCAAGCGAAAAGGTTTTTTACCGGCAACTTTTGGATTTATTTGCCACTAGCATCGACTACAACGCGAATACCGAAGAAGCCAAATTATTTTTTGCAACCGTACAAAACAAGATGCATTATGCGATACACAATCACACAGCAGCCGAATTGATTTACGGCCGGGTAGATAGCGAAAAAGAGTTTATGGGACTTACCGTATTTAAAGGAGAACTTCCAACCTTAAGAGAAGCTAAAACGGCAAAAAACTATCTGACAGAAAAAGAACTAAAAGGTTTAAACAATTTAGTATCCGGTTATCTGGATTTTGCAGAAAGACAAGCACAAAAAGAAATTCCTATGACAATGAAGGATTGGATAGAACATGTGGACAAAATACTTGAAGCCGCAGGCGAAAATCTTTTAACCGGCAGCGGAACGGTATCTAGGCCGCAGATGGAAAACAGGGTAGAAGCAGAATACAAAAAATACTCTATGAAAACTTTTAGCCAAGTAGAAAAAGACTATCTAAATGAATTAAAACGCCTCGAAACCCTTGCTAAAAAAGGCGGCACAAAAAAATGA
- a CDS encoding type I restriction-modification system subunit M, producing MSDHSKANNGIIQRTELHRKIWSIADNVRGAVDGWDFKQYILGILFYRFISENMAEFFNSAEHEAGDTDFDYAKISDKEAETDFRPNTVEDKGFFILPSQLFKNVAAKAKDNENLNTDLANIFKAIEGSAVGFASEDDIKGLFEDVDTTSNRLGGTVAEKNKRLTDILTGIAEINFGDFKNNDIDAFGDAYEYLISNYASNAGKSGGEFFTPQTVSKLLARLVMDGKTSINKVYDPTCGSGSLLLQMKKQFDEHIIDEGFFGQEINMTNFNLARMNMFLHNVNYNNFSIKRGDTLLNPLHKNEKPFDAIVSNPPYSIKWVGDDDPTLINDERYAPAGKLAPKSYADYAFIMHSLSYLSSQGRAAIVCFPGIFYRKGAERTIRKYLVDNNFIDCVIQLPENLFFGTSIATCVLVMAKNKTENKILFIDASKEFKKETNNNILEEKNIDTIVKEFRKRSGKEHFSRYIERDEIEENDYNLSVSTYVEKEDTREIIDIKVLNREIAKTVSRIDELRAAINEIVKELEDE from the coding sequence ATGTCCGATCACTCAAAAGCAAATAATGGAATAATACAAAGAACAGAGCTACACAGAAAAATTTGGTCTATTGCAGATAATGTAAGGGGAGCGGTAGACGGTTGGGATTTTAAGCAATATATATTGGGAATTCTTTTTTACCGGTTTATATCGGAAAACATGGCCGAATTTTTTAACTCTGCAGAACATGAAGCAGGGGACACTGATTTTGACTATGCAAAGATTTCCGATAAAGAAGCTGAGACAGATTTTAGACCGAATACCGTAGAAGACAAGGGCTTTTTCATCCTGCCGAGTCAGCTATTTAAAAATGTTGCAGCAAAAGCAAAGGATAACGAAAATTTAAATACCGATTTAGCTAATATTTTTAAAGCAATTGAAGGAAGTGCCGTCGGTTTTGCCTCAGAAGACGATATAAAGGGGTTATTTGAAGATGTGGACACGACAAGTAATCGCTTAGGCGGAACGGTGGCCGAAAAGAACAAGCGGTTAACAGATATATTAACGGGAATTGCAGAAATCAATTTCGGAGATTTTAAAAACAACGATATCGACGCATTCGGCGATGCCTATGAGTATTTGATTTCCAATTATGCAAGCAATGCGGGAAAATCGGGAGGAGAATTTTTTACTCCGCAAACGGTATCAAAACTTTTAGCTCGGCTTGTCATGGACGGAAAAACAAGTATTAACAAGGTATATGACCCGACCTGCGGGAGCGGCTCCTTGCTTTTGCAAATGAAAAAACAGTTTGACGAACATATTATAGACGAAGGTTTTTTCGGACAGGAAATAAACATGACCAATTTTAACCTTGCCCGTATGAATATGTTTTTACACAATGTCAACTACAACAATTTTTCTATTAAGCGGGGCGATACCCTTTTAAATCCCCTTCACAAAAATGAAAAACCCTTTGATGCAATCGTCTCAAACCCGCCCTACTCCATCAAATGGGTAGGCGACGATGATCCGACTCTTATAAATGATGAACGGTATGCACCAGCGGGAAAACTGGCACCGAAATCTTACGCCGACTACGCCTTTATAATGCACTCCTTGAGTTATCTTTCCAGTCAAGGACGGGCAGCCATTGTATGCTTCCCGGGGATTTTTTACCGCAAAGGAGCGGAAAGAACAATCCGGAAATACCTAGTGGATAATAACTTTATAGACTGTGTAATTCAGCTTCCTGAAAATTTATTTTTCGGAACCTCGATAGCAACCTGTGTCTTGGTAATGGCAAAGAATAAAACCGAAAATAAAATTTTATTTATTGATGCAAGTAAAGAATTTAAAAAAGAGACAAACAACAATATTTTAGAAGAAAAAAACATAGATACGATAGTTAAAGAATTTAGAAAAAGAAGCGGAAAAGAACATTTTTCGAGATATATAGAAAGAGACGAAATAGAAGAAAATGACTATAATCTTTCCGTTTCAACCTATGTAGAAAAAGAAGATACGAGAGAAATCATAGACATTAAAGTGCTGAATAGGGAAATCGCGAAAACCGTCAGCAGGATAGATGAACTGAGAGCTGCCATAAACGAAATCGTCAAGGAGCTTGAAGATGAATAA
- a CDS encoding ABC transporter permease subunit — protein MTYSKTLSDGIGNIHPRKNLYLLELAEADSAKRKELKAAKSSHEYNIKLEDFKVKRKEFLKTLRRKTKQYSASHREDAATDYLNLRLFKAERKKEFYKDFAELSYDAFLEAKIAELEIRYIPDILAHKALLQKKLQTVKEKLADIDEDERTIIQKTIELTVAERKEKLKTELKTLSEKYTSKSISKKAYKTECKIKRAAYKEDVLAASFTDPKVSLQEEIKNITYRLKMDIKTKLNVLESDIADVRRKTPIELERFPLISVFTCFLPGLGQLLNKQYVKAGIFFLSSIFIYLIAFPYILGYTNYQGSGISGLIGLAEGGTKIDKSIIFMIEGIIALILILFSVLLYTVSFKDVRKVEVNALKGIRRKTWFESKRSIEREGFPYLVSAPALIVIVFIVIVPILTTVFISFTNMDPVHQNKFSWIGLQNYKTLITGHGVAGKAFYLILGWTLIWTVGASTLSIVIGFVLSLIVNQERIKGKSVFRTIYLLPWAVPAFITIMFFSIMSSRGGPISELLEKLFGLSIDIKNNPHLTRTALILLQSWLGSAYIFLLSTGVLQGIPKDLYEAAEIDGATGFQRTMKITVPLVLYQTAPLLIMQYTFNFNNFSIIYLFNLGGPFNPTKYGNLAGSSDILISYIYKLTIENQYQAIGAAITIGISLVLMVFAFLNFRRTKAFKED, from the coding sequence ATGACTTATTCAAAAACTTTGTCGGACGGTATAGGTAATATTCACCCTAGGAAAAACCTATATCTGTTAGAATTGGCGGAAGCCGATTCTGCAAAACGCAAAGAACTTAAAGCTGCAAAGTCTTCACACGAATACAATATTAAACTTGAAGATTTTAAGGTAAAACGGAAAGAGTTTTTAAAAACATTAAGACGGAAAACAAAACAATATTCGGCTTCTCATAGAGAAGATGCTGCAACCGATTATTTAAATCTACGGCTTTTTAAAGCGGAGCGAAAAAAAGAATTTTATAAAGATTTTGCGGAACTTTCTTATGACGCTTTTTTGGAAGCAAAAATTGCAGAACTTGAAATACGATATATACCGGATATCCTTGCCCATAAAGCATTGCTTCAAAAGAAACTCCAGACAGTAAAAGAAAAACTAGCGGACATTGATGAAGATGAAAGAACAATTATTCAAAAAACAATTGAGCTGACCGTTGCAGAGCGTAAAGAAAAATTAAAAACCGAACTGAAAACACTATCGGAAAAATATACATCCAAATCCATTTCAAAAAAAGCCTATAAAACCGAATGTAAAATTAAAAGAGCTGCATATAAAGAAGATGTTCTTGCTGCATCTTTTACCGACCCCAAAGTGAGTTTACAAGAAGAAATTAAAAATATTACATATCGGCTTAAAATGGATATAAAAACAAAACTGAATGTTTTAGAATCGGATATTGCCGATGTAAGAAGAAAAACGCCTATCGAATTGGAACGGTTTCCTTTAATTTCCGTTTTTACCTGTTTTTTACCCGGTCTCGGACAGTTATTAAATAAACAATATGTAAAAGCCGGTATTTTCTTTTTATCTTCAATTTTTATTTATCTCATTGCATTCCCCTATATTTTAGGCTATACGAATTATCAAGGTTCAGGAATTTCAGGGCTTATCGGACTTGCCGAAGGCGGAACAAAAATAGATAAATCAATTATTTTTATGATTGAAGGCATTATAGCTCTAATTTTAATTCTTTTTTCGGTCTTACTGTATACTGTTTCTTTTAAAGATGTTCGGAAGGTTGAAGTAAATGCCTTAAAAGGCATAAGACGGAAAACTTGGTTTGAAAGCAAACGAAGCATTGAACGGGAGGGCTTTCCTTATTTGGTGTCAGCTCCGGCTTTAATTGTTATTGTATTTATCGTAATAGTTCCGATTTTGACGACGGTTTTTATTTCGTTTACAAATATGGATCCGGTACATCAAAATAAATTTTCATGGATAGGTTTGCAAAACTATAAAACGCTGATAACGGGACACGGCGTTGCAGGTAAAGCATTTTATCTTATTTTGGGATGGACTCTTATTTGGACGGTGGGAGCCTCCACGCTTTCGATTGTTATAGGCTTTGTTTTAAGTCTTATTGTCAATCAAGAAAGAATAAAAGGAAAATCAGTTTTTAGAACAATTTATCTTTTACCGTGGGCGGTGCCTGCGTTTATAACGATTATGTTTTTTTCGATAATGTCTTCGCGCGGCGGTCCTATTTCAGAATTGCTTGAAAAACTGTTTGGGCTTTCGATTGATATTAAAAATAATCCGCATCTTACCCGCACAGCACTTATTCTTTTACAGAGCTGGCTCGGTTCCGCATATATCTTTTTACTTTCTACGGGCGTTTTGCAGGGCATTCCAAAAGATTTATATGAAGCTGCCGAAATAGACGGTGCAACCGGCTTTCAGCGTACTATGAAAATTACCGTGCCTTTAGTGCTTTATCAAACCGCGCCACTTTTAATAATGCAGTATACCTTTAATTTTAATAACTTTTCGATTATATATCTTTTTAATTTGGGCGGGCCTTTTAATCCGACAAAATATGGAAATTTGGCAGGAAGTTCGGATATATTGATTTCTTATATTTATAAATTAACTATCGAAAATCAATATCAAGCGATAGGGGCTGCAATTACGATAGGAATTTCGCTGGTTCTTATGGTATTTGCATTTTTGAATTTTAGAAGAACAAAAGCTTTTAAAGAAGATTAA
- the rny gene encoding ribonuclease Y produces MNWILYVILPAVCIILGWTIRWLYARFQLSASEQRAERILQEAIKDAEAQKKEFLLEAKEQLIREQKQQERENRERRSDLQRFERRLTQKEELLDKRVETVEKQEKELVKREAALDERAEILSGEEERYREELERISGLTQQQAKDLIIRNLETEAKHDAVTIINKIEQEAQLTAEKKAQDILITTIQRLATETASDITVSTVSLPSDEMKGRIIGREGRNIRALETLTGVDIIIDDTPEAVVVSCFDPVRKEIARVALERLILDGRIHPARIEEIVQKVTREISQKVYEEGERVLFDLGIHNMNQEGVRALGRLYFRTSYGQNVLQHSKEVAIIAGMIASEIGANVEIAKRGALLHDVGKGAETDSDKNHAEIGMELAKRINEDPRVVNAVGAHHNDIEPTCVESVIVQIADAISAARPGARRETMDNYVKRLENLEQLAEGFNGVEKAYAIQAGRELRVVINNEKISDADTKILARDIAKKIENDLQYPGRIRVTLIRETRIVEYAR; encoded by the coding sequence ATGAATTGGATTTTGTATGTCATCCTTCCTGCTGTCTGTATAATTCTTGGATGGACGATTCGCTGGCTTTATGCCAGATTTCAACTATCTGCTTCTGAACAACGTGCAGAACGGATTTTACAGGAGGCAATAAAAGATGCTGAAGCTCAAAAGAAGGAATTCCTTCTTGAAGCAAAAGAGCAGCTGATTCGGGAACAAAAACAGCAGGAACGGGAAAATAGGGAACGCAGGAGTGATCTCCAGCGTTTTGAACGCAGATTGACACAAAAAGAGGAACTCCTCGATAAACGTGTCGAAACTGTAGAAAAACAAGAAAAAGAGCTTGTCAAGAGAGAAGCCGCACTTGATGAGCGAGCTGAAATTTTAAGCGGTGAAGAAGAAAGATATAGGGAAGAACTGGAAAGAATTTCCGGTTTGACCCAGCAGCAGGCAAAGGATTTGATTATCCGTAACTTGGAAACTGAAGCAAAGCATGATGCGGTTACTATTATAAATAAGATAGAACAAGAAGCTCAGCTGACAGCAGAAAAAAAAGCGCAGGATATTCTGATTACGACGATTCAACGTCTTGCAACGGAAACGGCGAGCGACATCACTGTCTCAACGGTCAGCTTGCCCAGCGATGAGATGAAAGGAAGGATTATTGGCCGAGAGGGCCGCAATATCCGAGCCTTGGAAACTCTTACCGGTGTAGACATAATAATCGACGATACCCCTGAGGCTGTTGTAGTATCTTGTTTCGACCCTGTACGCAAAGAAATTGCGAGGGTTGCCTTGGAGAGATTGATTCTCGACGGCCGAATTCACCCGGCACGTATTGAAGAGATTGTGCAAAAGGTAACCAGAGAAATTTCGCAAAAGGTTTATGAAGAAGGAGAAAGGGTTCTATTCGACCTCGGCATCCATAACATGAACCAAGAAGGCGTAAGGGCCTTGGGAAGGCTTTATTTTAGAACAAGCTATGGACAAAATGTGCTTCAGCATTCTAAAGAAGTAGCCATAATCGCAGGAATGATTGCAAGCGAAATCGGTGCAAATGTCGAAATTGCAAAACGCGGTGCCTTACTGCATGATGTCGGAAAGGGAGCAGAAACCGATTCCGATAAAAACCATGCCGAAATAGGAATGGAGCTTGCAAAGAGGATCAATGAAGATCCGAGGGTTGTTAATGCTGTAGGAGCTCACCACAATGATATAGAGCCTACCTGTGTTGAATCGGTAATCGTACAGATTGCAGATGCAATTTCGGCTGCAAGACCTGGAGCAAGACGCGAAACTATGGATAATTATGTTAAGCGGCTTGAAAACCTTGAACAGCTGGCTGAAGGCTTTAACGGAGTTGAAAAAGCTTACGCAATCCAAGCCGGAAGGGAATTGCGGGTTGTTATCAACAACGAGAAGATTTCCGATGCCGATACCAAGATTTTAGCCCGGGACATTGCAAAAAAAATCGAAAACGATTTGCAGTACCCCGGAAGAATCCGCGTAACCCTTATACGCGAAACACGTATCGTAGAATACGCCCGCTAA
- a CDS encoding ABC transporter ATP-binding protein has translation MTSKTLNFKNNFFSILPFRQLPVLFFLALVSALAPFVSFWALSKTIDALSNLSQVQNVILYIIFIGAFLVTNDSFEAIRWTYSTYMEGKIFLEMKERLLEKVSKYAYIDIFENPDFLNKLRLADQLIPKFNSFFNSLAMLFSGVLGSLPFLWIGITTAWWVPLALITGFLPSLIIKWNLEERLWALEIQNGESYKEAAVHEHILLDSAFAKEIRLWNAASFILKRWKKNRYNLLRETSRLRNKSMGMTLLAHIFEGLVDCTVIAYLYMLVSRSVLTTGGFVFAITAVIQLRQNAFTVLLFGVDLKSDFNRLKPYFDVINYDETIIEKSEPYDEKINPPQTAQNAIVLKSLSFSYPKCEEKALKDINLEIKKGEKIALVGANGSGKSTLIKIISGMYPDFEGVYFFNGKNSKEIAVNDLRKSFAAVYQDFARFPMTFEENAAISEIAEQFNDEPDSFKTEKKEFKIDAFKFEELCKCFPIANSMLEPKTLLTRQFKGGLDLSGGQWQRLALMRCAWADREIILLDEPTSALDPDSEHDVLEAMIELMKGKTTIVVTHRLALCRSVDRIIVVEDGSIAEIGTHTELINKNGRYAEMFKKQSARYK, from the coding sequence ATGACTTCCAAGACTTTAAATTTTAAAAATAATTTTTTTTCGATATTGCCTTTTAGACAGCTTCCGGTCTTGTTCTTTTTAGCTCTTGTGTCAGCCTTGGCTCCCTTTGTGAGCTTTTGGGCTCTTTCAAAAACAATCGACGCTCTTTCAAACCTTTCCCAAGTTCAAAATGTTATTCTATACATAATTTTTATAGGGGCATTTTTAGTTACAAACGACAGTTTTGAAGCTATCCGCTGGACATATTCTACCTATATGGAAGGGAAAATCTTTTTAGAAATGAAAGAAAGGCTTTTAGAAAAGGTTTCAAAATATGCGTACATAGACATCTTTGAAAATCCGGATTTTTTAAATAAGTTAAGACTGGCTGATCAACTAATTCCCAAATTTAACAGTTTTTTTAATTCTCTTGCTATGCTTTTTTCGGGAGTGCTGGGTTCTTTGCCTTTTTTATGGATTGGAATTACGACGGCTTGGTGGGTGCCCCTTGCTCTGATAACGGGTTTTTTACCGAGTTTAATTATAAAATGGAATCTTGAAGAAAGGCTATGGGCCTTGGAAATTCAAAACGGAGAGTCCTACAAGGAGGCCGCCGTTCATGAGCACATTCTTTTGGATTCTGCCTTTGCAAAAGAAATACGCCTGTGGAATGCAGCTTCATTTATTCTAAAAAGATGGAAGAAAAATAGATATAATCTTTTAAGGGAAACTTCCCGGCTTAGAAATAAAAGCATGGGAATGACCCTTTTAGCCCATATTTTTGAGGGGCTTGTGGATTGTACTGTGATTGCATACTTATATATGCTTGTGAGCCGAAGCGTTTTAACAACCGGAGGCTTCGTTTTTGCGATTACGGCGGTTATTCAGCTGCGGCAAAATGCCTTTACCGTGCTTTTATTCGGTGTCGATCTTAAAAGCGATTTTAACAGGTTAAAGCCTTATTTTGATGTTATAAACTACGATGAAACTATAATCGAAAAGAGCGAGCCCTATGATGAGAAAATAAATCCTCCTCAGACAGCACAAAATGCTATAGTTTTAAAATCTCTTTCATTTTCTTATCCTAAATGTGAAGAAAAGGCTCTTAAAGATATAAACCTTGAAATTAAAAAAGGAGAAAAAATAGCTCTTGTCGGAGCAAACGGTTCCGGTAAATCTACTTTGATTAAAATCATAAGCGGAATGTATCCTGATTTTGAAGGAGTCTATTTTTTTAATGGTAAAAATTCAAAAGAGATTGCGGTTAATGATCTAAGAAAGTCTTTTGCGGCCGTTTACCAAGACTTTGCCCGTTTTCCTATGACATTTGAAGAAAATGCAGCAATTTCCGAGATTGCCGAGCAGTTTAATGATGAGCCGGATTCTTTTAAAACTGAAAAAAAAGAATTTAAGATAGATGCTTTTAAATTTGAAGAGCTTTGTAAGTGTTTTCCGATAGCAAATTCAATGTTGGAGCCTAAGACCCTGCTTACAAGGCAGTTTAAAGGAGGGCTTGATTTATCGGGAGGCCAATGGCAGAGACTTGCCCTAATGCGTTGTGCTTGGGCGGATAGGGAAATAATTCTTTTGGACGAACCTACCTCGGCTCTTGATCCCGATTCCGAGCATGATGTCCTTGAAGCTATGATTGAACTTATGAAAGGAAAAACGACGATAGTCGTTACACACAGGCTAGCCCTTTGCCGCAGTGTTGATAGAATAATCGTAGTTGAAGACGGCTCAATCGCCGAAATCGGCACACACACCGAGCTTATAAACAAAAACGGCCGCTATGCCGAAATGTTTAAAAAACAAAGTGCCCGTTATAAATAA
- a CDS encoding sugar ABC transporter permease, with translation MKKQNELYLSDKQPLNTGGRIFLTLSYLIMIVWALFIILPLAIIVVSAFNGNQGKNISLQSVFSFSLKHFEYLFTETYFFMWVKNTLIVAIATALLTLLIVSFTGYAYSRYKFTGKKTILMGIMLIQIIPVFAGLTAFYTLHSIISTAIPFFSKKAMLVLIYSGGGIVGNTFILKGYIDSISRELDDAAKIDGCSNMGVYRLIIMPIARPMLAIIALWSFIGPFMDYMLPKVLLTNSKDYTLTVGLFTLINDARTMNAPAFAAGGLLTAIPIIILFISLQNQLVSGLSSGSVKG, from the coding sequence ATGAAAAAACAAAATGAACTTTATTTGTCGGATAAGCAGCCTCTCAATACCGGAGGTAGAATTTTTCTTACCCTTTCCTATCTGATTATGATCGTCTGGGCTTTATTTATTATTTTGCCTCTGGCTATTATTGTTGTATCGGCGTTTAACGGAAATCAAGGGAAAAACATTTCACTTCAATCGGTGTTCAGTTTTTCGCTTAAGCACTTTGAATATCTTTTTACCGAGACCTATTTTTTTATGTGGGTAAAAAATACGCTTATTGTAGCTATTGCAACCGCCTTACTGACACTTTTAATCGTGTCCTTTACCGGTTATGCGTATTCACGGTATAAATTTACGGGCAAAAAAACTATTCTTATGGGAATTATGCTTATCCAAATTATACCGGTTTTTGCGGGACTTACCGCGTTTTATACCCTCCATTCGATTATTTCTACGGCAATTCCGTTTTTTTCAAAAAAGGCAATGCTTGTTTTAATTTATTCGGGAGGAGGAATTGTAGGAAACACATTTATACTAAAAGGTTATATAGATTCAATTTCGCGGGAGCTTGATGACGCTGCAAAAATAGACGGATGCTCAAATATGGGGGTTTATCGGCTGATCATTATGCCGATTGCGCGTCCGATGCTTGCCATTATTGCTCTTTGGTCGTTTATCGGGCCTTTTATGGATTACATGTTACCGAAAGTTTTACTTACTAATTCAAAAGATTATACGCTTACCGTAGGCTTATTTACACTTATAAACGACGCAAGAACTATGAACGCACCGGCATTTGCGGCGGGCGGCTTATTAACGGCAATACCGATCATAATCTTGTTTATCAGTTTGCAAAATCAACTGGTTTCAGGGCTAAGTTCCGGCTCGGTAAAAGGATAG
- a CDS encoding sugar ABC transporter substrate-binding protein, producing MKHKKNVFVAGLFFIGLVFALSFTVSCGGKTEKQKVVLTVQAEQGWMPYYKEAVKRVEETHPNTEIKLIEVGAFDHLDRLDATDASNKDVADLFAIPADRLYGLAENEALASIDSKKISSELGGWSNFDLGLGGNLKIGNEYLAFPLNIETLITFVNTANAKAQGADYTKPFELANQKDPATVLLPLFDAWYGVAPANSAAIEFLGKKNGTELFSDMVMEFKDLPAEKRAAIETIYNYWKLNYENKTPLFDADAGWGYIDKEFSNGNKGVIRLGGPWDTGSILEQTKGNLVIYPISHITLNGKPILHWKGGWGLAINSRIEKDAEKYALAEAMIKEIVNPKYAVDFFKATGKILENVPAETYAASNLSDTEKAVIRAVIESYKISPARPLFKEWGKVWDTWRNAVLSWNSVNPKNAEEAYKELKASFDAMMANFKM from the coding sequence ATGAAACATAAAAAAAATGTATTTGTAGCCGGTTTATTTTTTATCGGTTTGGTTTTTGCTTTATCGTTCACCGTCTCTTGCGGAGGTAAAACCGAAAAGCAAAAAGTAGTATTAACCGTACAAGCAGAACAAGGCTGGATGCCGTATTATAAAGAAGCAGTAAAAAGGGTTGAAGAAACTCATCCGAATACGGAAATTAAACTTATTGAAGTAGGAGCTTTCGATCATTTGGATAGGCTTGATGCCACAGATGCTTCAAATAAGGATGTAGCAGATTTATTTGCAATTCCTGCCGATAGACTTTACGGACTTGCGGAGAATGAAGCTTTAGCTTCCATCGATTCCAAAAAAATTTCTTCCGAATTGGGCGGCTGGTCGAATTTTGATTTAGGACTTGGCGGAAACTTAAAAATCGGTAACGAATATCTTGCTTTCCCCCTTAATATAGAAACACTCATTACCTTTGTAAATACAGCAAATGCAAAAGCACAAGGTGCCGATTATACCAAACCCTTCGAACTTGCAAATCAAAAAGATCCTGCAACCGTTTTATTGCCTCTTTTTGATGCATGGTACGGAGTTGCTCCTGCAAATTCGGCTGCAATCGAATTCTTAGGAAAGAAAAACGGAACGGAACTTTTTTCCGATATGGTTATGGAATTTAAAGACTTACCGGCAGAAAAAAGAGCTGCAATTGAAACTATATACAATTATTGGAAGCTCAATTATGAAAACAAAACTCCGCTTTTTGATGCAGATGCCGGTTGGGGTTATATTGATAAAGAATTTAGTAATGGAAATAAGGGCGTTATCCGTTTGGGCGGACCGTGGGATACGGGAAGTATTTTAGAACAGACAAAAGGAAATCTTGTAATTTATCCTATAAGCCATATTACCTTAAACGGTAAACCGATTTTACATTGGAAAGGCGGCTGGGGACTTGCTATTAATTCCCGTATCGAAAAAGATGCAGAAAAATATGCACTTGCCGAAGCGATGATAAAAGAAATCGTAAACCCGAAATATGCCGTAGACTTTTTTAAAGCGACCGGTAAGATTTTGGAAAATGTTCCTGCCGAAACATATGCCGCTTCAAATCTTTCAGATACGGAAAAGGCTGTTATTAGAGCAGTAATAGAATCTTATAAAATTTCCCCTGCCCGTCCTTTATTTAAGGAATGGGGAAAGGTTTGGGATACATGGAGAAATGCCGTTCTTTCATGGAACAGTGTTAATCCTAAAAATGCCGAGGAAGCATATAAAGAATTAAAGGCTTCTTTCGATGCAATGATGGCAAACTTTAAAATGTAA